The Pseudomonas sp. MPC6 nucleotide sequence GAGCACGGCATTGGCCTGGGCCAACACCCACTCACGGTCGAGGACGCGGAAGTCAGTGACGTTGACTGTGTCTTGCACGGTCAGGGCAGTGACGGCCGGGGCCGCATGACAACCCTGAGCGAGCAGGGCTTCGATATCTGCCTGCAAGCCGGCGCCACCACTTGGGTCGTGGCCGGAGAGACAGAGGACAACGGGGCGAGAGCTGTAGATATTCATGGTGCGCGAGCTTACCACCAAACATCGTTTTTCGGGTGCCGTCCGATCAACCTTGCAGGCGGAAAACCCACGCACGTTCAGGCCATTGTCACAATCTGACCGGGGAAACAGCTCTAACTCAGGGCATACAGCCGGAACGCCCGTGCTAGAGCCTTTGTGGGATAAATTTCCATGGTGCTCAATAGCCATCAACCGCTATGCTAGAGTGGATCCAAGTCAATACAGGTAATACCGGTTTTACGTCTGCTCAAAGGGAATGAGGGGCTTCCTGAGATAACCGGACAGGCCACGCTGGGGCTTAAATGCGCTATTTGCTGATGTTGCTGTTGTGCTTGCCCCTGATGGCGAGCGCCGTCGAGTTCGATGAATTCACCCAAAGCCTTCCCCTGGGCCGAACCCTGCAAGTGTTCGAAGACGCCAGTGGTCAGGCAAGCATTGACGATGTCCGCGCGCAAGCCGCAGCGGGGCAGTTCAAAACCCACGATAACGACACCCTCAACGCCGGTTATTCGCGTTCGGCGTTCTGGCTGAAAATCGACCTGCATTACCGCCCGACCCATCCGGCGGCGCAACGGACCTGGCTGCTGGAACTGGCCTATCCGCCCCTTGATCACCTTGACCTGTACGTGCCCGATTCGGCCGGGGGCTACCGGTTGGCCCGGCAGACCGGCGATGCCTTGCCGTTCGACAGTCGCGAGATTCGCCAGAACAATTACCTGTTCAATCTGGTTTTTACGCCCGATCAATCGCAAACCGTCTATCTACGCCTGGAAAGCGAAGGCTCGATCCAGGCGCCGGTGACGTTGTGGTCGAGCACCGCTTACCTCGAAGACCAGCCGGTGCGCCTTTATGTGCTGGGCGTGATCTATGGTGTGCTACTGGGAATGCTGGTCTACAACCTGTTCATCTACCTCAGCGTACGTGACACCAGTTACCTGTATTACATCTTCTATATCGCCTCGTTCGGTTTGTACCAGTTGTCGGTGAATGGCGCGGCCGTGGAGTATTTCTGGCCGGACAATCCCTGGTGGGCCAACGCGGCGACGCCCTTCTTCATCGGTTGTGCGGGGCTGTTCGGCAGCCAGTTCGCCCGCAGCTTCCTGCAGACCGCGACCTACAGTCGCTGGCTCGATCGCTTGCTGTTGGCGCTGATTGCGTTCGGCGCCGTGGTGGTCGGGTTGTCGTTGATGACCAGTTATGCCCTGGCCCTGCGTCTGGCGACGGCCCTGGCGCTGACGTTCACCCTGGTGATTTTTGCCGCGGGGATTTTCGCCTGGCTGCGCGGCCTGCGGGTGGCGCGGTATTTCATCATTGCCTGGTCGGCATTTTTGCTCGGGGGCATCATCAATACGCTGATGGTGCTGGGGTATCTGCCGAACGTGTTCCTGACCATGTATTCCAGCCAGATCGGCGCGGCGATTGAAGTGGCGCTGCTGTCGCTGGCCCTGGCCGACCGCATCAATGCCATGCGCGAACAGCAGGCGCAGACGTTGCTTGACGCCGGGCAAACGCTCGAAGTGCTGAACCAGCAACTGGCGCACGGCAACAAGCTCAAGGATGAATTCCTGGCGACCCTGACCCACGAACTGCGCACGCCCATGAACGGGGTCATCGGTTCGCTGGAACTGATGCAAACCGTCGAGATGGACGCCGAACTGGAGCAATACCAGCAAACGGCGGCGGGCTCGGCGCGCGAGATGATGCGCATGGTCAATGGCATCCTGACCCTGACCGAACTGCAGGCCGGCAAGCTCAAGACCGTTGCGGCCCTGTGCAGTTTGCGCGGCGTGGTCGACGCCTTGCGAGTGCAGTTCGAGGGCAATGCCTCGGGCAAGTCGCTGGACTTCAAGGTCGACGTGGCACCGGGGCTGCCGGATCGTTTGCTCGGTGACAGTGCCAAGTTGGCGCAATGCCTGGAATGCCTGCTGGATAACGCCATCAAGTTCACCCGGATCGGCGGGGTGGCGCTGCGGGTGACGGGTAAACCCGTGGGGGCCGACCGTCTGGCGCTGTCCTTTGTGGTGATCGACACCGGCATCGGTTTCACCGACCTGGGAGAGGCGACGATGTACCAGCGGTTTTTTCAGCTCGACGGTTCGATGACCCGTGAATACGGTGGCCTGGGCGTCGGCCTGGCGATCTGTCGGCAACTGATCGAATTGCTGGGCGGACGTCTGACTCACCGCTCCGAGCCCGGGCGCGGCAGCCGTTTTCAGCTCGACGTCGAATTTGAACTGCCCGTGGTGGAACGCCCATCAGTGCCTTCGATGGCTCGGGCGCTCCCTCGCCTGCGACTGCCTCAGGACTGCACCGTGCTGTTGATCGATGACAACAGCCTCAATCAACTGGTGATGCGTGGCATGTTGCTCAAGTTGGGATTCCGGGTGCGCACGGCCGACAACAGCAGCGCTGCGCTCGATTATTTGCAGTGTGAAGCCTTTGATGCGGTATTGCTCGATAGTCAGTTGCCGCCACTGAAAGGCATGTCTGTGCACTGCCAGATCCGTCATTTGCCGGGTTGCGCCGAACTGCCGGTATTCGTGGTTGCCCTGGGCGCTGATCGAGAACATTGCCCAAGCGGCGCCGTGATCGATTACCTGAACAAACCGCTGAAATTCGAAGACCTGCAGGCGGCGCTCTATCGTCGGGTGCTTTGCTCCGGACAGGGCGAAAGCGCCGACAGTTAGGCAGATATGACACTTTGTTCAGCCGTGGGGCGGTGCTTAACTGAAAATCCCTTGGCTGACCAATGGAGCCCCGTCATGAACCTGCATCAGTTCGCCGAAACCCACGAAGTCACCAACCAGCCACCCTCGCTGGACGGCACCAACCTGTATCGCATCGACCTGCCTCTGCAGGAGTGGTCGCGGCGTTTTGGCGCCGGTTGGGCCGAGTCGCGGATCGACGCCTACGGCGCACTGGCCGGCGGACCGCTGATGGAAGCGGGTTTTCTGGCCAATCAGTACAAACCGGTGTTCAGCAGTCACGACCGTTACGGGCATCGCGTCGACCTGGTGGAATTTCACCCGGCGTATCACCAGCTGATGCGCACGGCGGTCGAGCACGGCTTGACCTCATTGCCCTGGGCGCATCCGCAGCCCGGCGCCCACGTCGCCCGCGCCTCGATGACGTATCTGCACAGCCAGGCCGAAGCCGGCAGTGGCTGCCCGTTGACCATGACGTTTGCCAGTGTCCCGGCGATGCGCCTGCAGCCGGATCTGGCGCAGCTGTGGCTGCCGAAAATCCTCGCCACCGAATACGACCCGCGCAACGTCGGCATGGCCCACAAGGCCGGTGTCACCATTGGTATGGCCATGACCGAGAAGCAGGGCGGCACCGATGTGCGGGCCAATACCACCAAAGCCTATCCGGTCGGCGCCAGCGGCCCTGGCCAGGCCTATGAACTGGTGGGCCACAAGTGGTTCTGTTCGGCACCGATGTGCGATGCCTTCTTGACGCTCGCCCAGACTGACAAAGGTTTGACCTGTTTCCTGCTGCCGCGCCATCGTCCGGACGACACGCGCAACCAGTTCTATATCCAGCGTCTGAAGAACAAACTGGGCAATGGCTCCAATGCCTCCAGCGAAGTGGAGTTCCGAGGAGCCCTGGCCTGGATGGTGGGCGAAGAAGGCCGAGGGGTGCCCACCATCATCGAAATGGTCGCCATGACCCGTTTCGATTGCATGGTCGGCTCCAGCGCCTTGATGCGCCAGGCGTTGACCCAGGCCAGCCATCACTGCGCTCATCGCCGGGTCGGTGGCAAGCTGCTCAGCGAACAACCCTTGATGCAAAACGTATTGGCCGACCTGGCGCTGGAAAGCGAGGCGGCCCTGGCCTTGAGCCTGCGCATGGGCCGGGCGCTGGATCATCTGGATGACAGCCACGAAGCGAAATTCGCCCGGCTGGTCACGGCGGTGGGCAAGTACTGGATCTGCAAGCGCGCGCCCGCGATGATCAACGAAGCCGCCGAATGCATGGGCGGCGCCGGCTATGTCGAAGACAGCATCCTGCCGCGGCTGTACCGTGAGGCGCCGGTCAACTCGACGTGGGAAGGTTCCGGCAACGTGCAATGCCTCGACGTGCTGCGCGCGTTGTCCAAGGAGCCGGGTGTGCTTGATGTGTTGTTCAGCGAATTGGGCGATGGTCATGGCGACAAGCGCCTGGCGGCGCACATCAGTCAATTGCAGGTGGCGTTCAAGGACACGGACGACATTCAGTACCGCGCCCGGCAGTTGACCGAAGACATCGCGTTGGGGCTTCAGGCCAGGCTGTTGCTGGAGGCGGGCAATGCTACGGTCAGCGACGCCTTCATCGCCAGCCGCCTGAATGGTGGTGGGCGGGTTTACGGTGCGTTGCCTCGCGGCCTGGATGTCGAGGCGATTGTTGCCCGCTCGACTCCGCAAGGCTTCTGACCACGACATCGTGAGCGACACCTGGCTAATGTGGGAGCGGGCTTGCTCGCGAAGGCGGTGTGTCAGTCGGCAATGATACTGACTGACACACCGCCTTCGCGAGCAAGCCCGCCACATTTGATCTTTGGTGTACCCAGTACTTGTGAATCAGCATGCCACTGTTCCCGTGAAGCGATGTTGCAGGCAAGATGAAGCTCTGCAAGTCAGAACACAGGATGCTGATCGTGACCGAAGCTTTTATTGTCGTTCAAACCGCCGAGCAAGCCGTGGACCGGCTTGCGCTCTTGCACAATCGTGCAACCACTGCGCTGACCCAGGCGCTCAAGCGTTACCTCAAGGATCGAGTCGAACCGGACGCCGAACAGCGTGCAATGTTTCGTTATCCCGAACTGCGTCTGACCTATCACTGCCAGGGCGAAGTCCCGCAGACCACGCGCGCGTATGCCAAGGTTCAGCTGCCCGGAACCTACAGCGTCACCGTCACCCACCCGGCCGCTTTCCGCAAATACCTGCTGGAACAACTCGTTCCGCTGATGCACGACTTCACCGTGACCGTGGAAGTGGGCGTCAGCCAGCAGAACATTCCTTATCCCTACGTGGTCGAGCAGGGTGATGAGTTGGCCGGCTCCGGCGTCACCGCCGCCGTGCTGGCGCGAGTCTTCCCCAGTACCGACCTGTCGGCCGCGACCGATGGCATTGCCGATGGCCTGTACGATTGGGAAAACACCGACCCGCTGCCGCTGGCGCTGTTCGATGCCGCGCGGGTGGATTTCTCCCTGCGGCGCCTGGTGCATTACACCGGCAGCGACTGGCGTCATGTGCAGCCGTGGATTCTGCTGACCAACTACCACCGCTACGTCGACCAGTTCATCGTCCATGGCCTGGAGCAACTGCGCAGTGATCCGCGTTTCGTGCGCATGGTCTTGCCGGGCAACGTGATCATCGAAAAGAGCATGGACCACGGCGAAGCCTCGGCGATTGCCGCGGGTGTGGTCTGGCACCGTTACCAGATGCCGGCCTATCACCTGATCGCCACCGATGGCCACGGCGTGACCCTGGTGAACATCGGCGTCGGCCCGTCCAACGCCAAGAACATCACCGACCACCTGGCCGTATTGCGCCCGCATTGCTGGCTGATGATCGGTCACTGCGGCGGCTTGCGTCAGTCCCAGACCATTGGCGACTATGTGCTGGCCCACGCTTACATGCGCCGCGACGGGATTCTCGACCGTGTGGTGCCGCCGAACATCCCCATCCCGGCCCTCGCCGAAGTGCAGATGGCCTTGCAGCAAGCCGCGGCGAACATCACCGGCGAGAAGGGCGACGAGCTGAAGAAACGCCTGCGCACCGGCACCGTCCTGACCTATGACGACCGGAACTGGGAATTGCGCTGGGCCCAGGAACGACCGTTGATCAACCTGTCCCGTGCGGTGGCGGTGGACATGGAAAGCGGCACCATTGCCGCCCAGGGTTATCGCTTGCGGGTGCCGTACGGCACGTTGCTCTGCGTGTCCGACAAACCCCTGCACAGTGAAATCAAACTGCCGGGCTCGGCCAACGCCTTTTATGAGCGAGCGGTCAGCCAGCACTTGAAGATCGGCATCGAGGCGGTGGATCTGTTGCGCACCGAACTCAACTCGCTGCACTCGCGCAAACTGCGCAGCTTCGACGAGCCGCCGTTCCGCTGATAGCGCGTGGTCATGGTCATTTGGCGGTCAGGGCACTAGCATTAGCAGCCCTGATCGTTAGATGTTCCCTTGCCCATGTCTCGTCCTCCACGTCCTGTCTCTCGCCGCCCTGGCGCGAATAACCCGCCATCAGCCCCGCGCCGTGTCGCCAAAGCGCCGCCGGCCGAACCGAAGCTGATTCTGTTCAACAAACCCTTCGATGTGCTGACGCAGTTCAGCGACGGCGAGGGGCGGGCGACGCTCAAGGATTTCATCGATATCCCCGGGATTTACCCGGCGGGACGGCTGGACCGCGACAGCGAAGGCTTGTTGTTATTGACCAACGACGGACAACTGCAGGCGCGGATCGCCGACCCGAAACACAAACTGGCCAAGACGTATTGGGTGCAGGTGGAAGGCGAGCCGAGCCCCGGGCAATTGCAGCGTTTGCGCGATGGCGTCGAGTTGAACGACGGCATGACCTTGCCCGCCGAAGCGCGGCAGCTGGAAGAGCCGACATTGTGGCCGCGCAATCCGCCGGTGCGTTTTCGCAAGAGCGTGCCCACCAGCTGGCTTGAGCTGGTGATTCGCGAGGGCCGCAACCGTCAGGTGCGGCGCATGACCGCGGCGGTCGGCTTGCCGACGTTGCGGCTGGTGCGGGTCAGAATCGGCGACTGGTCGATCGAAGGGCTCGATCAGGGCCAGTGGAAAGAAGTGCCTGCGCGTTTAAATTGAGCCGGACTCGATCAGGCCGATGACCACGCTTTTGATCACGAACGCGGCCACGCCCAGGCCGAGCACGAAGAACAGGATGAACGAGCCAAAGCGCCCGGCCTTGGATTTTTTCGCCAGATCCCAGACGATAAAACCCATGAAAATGATCAGGATGCTGACCAGTCCGGTCATCATCCACTCTTCGAATACTGCAGGATCCATCGGACATCTCCAGTGCGGGCGGGGCTAAAAGGCGCTGGAGTATACGACATGGGGGAGGGGTGGGGGATTGACCTGCGGCAGTGTGTCGCAGCTATTCGTCACCTGTGCCGGCCCCTTCGCTGTAGGAGCGAGCTTGCTCGCGAAAAACCTGAGAACGCCGTGGGGGGTCAGGTCCACAGCGTTATCGTTGACGACCATCGCGAGCAAGCTCGCTCCTACAGGATAGGGGTGAGATCCCCGTAGGAGCGAGGCTTGCCCGCGAAGGCGTCATCAGCTACGCAGATGAGTCAAAGGCAATTCAGTGCTATTGAGCACCTGATTCAACACAAAACTCGAGCGCACACTGGTCACCCCTTCAATCCGGGTCAGATGCCCCAGCAGCAGTTTCTGATAGTGATCCATATCCGGCACCACCACCTTGAGCTGATAGTCCGCATCCATCCCCGTCACCAGGCTGCATTCCAGCACCTGAGGCAATGTCCGGATCGCCGCTTCGAAGTTCTCGAAACGCTCCGGCGTATGCCGGTCCATGCCGATCAGCACATAAGCCGTCAGGCTCAGACCGAGCATTTTTCGGTCCAGCAGCGCCACCTGGCGGGTGATGTAGCCGTCGTCTTCCAGTTGCTTGACCCGGCGCGAGCAAGGCGAGGGTGACAGGCCGATGCGTTCGGCCAGCTCCTGGTTGGAAATGCGCGCGTCGCGCTGCAATTCCGCCAAAATGCTCAGGTCGTATCGGTCGAGTTTGCTCATCAATCAGGCCTTTGTCATATCAATTGCGGCAGATTATCTATCCAGGGTTAAAAATTGCGCAAGTCATGTTTATTTGAGCAATCTTCGCAATCCTCTGTCGCGGCCTTCAGCCTATTCTTATCACCAGAATCACTGCTCGGACAAACAGTCCACAGCGGCTCGCCCAATCAGGCCAGCTGCGGTCGCCACTCCCCACAGGGGATGAGCCGGCCCCCGAGCTGCACACTGTCCAGAAGACGGCGTGAGGTGAGCCGACGTCAAAAGCGTCGAGCACGGACGAAGTTCTCAAAGGGAGGCCGACGGGTCTCCCTTTTCTTTTGCGTGCGATTTACCTTCCGTCCCGCCCCCCTGTAGGAGCTGGCTTGCCAGCGAAGGCGGCCTCAAGATCGGTATAAATCCCCAAGGCCCCGTCGCCAGCAAGCCAGCAGCCGGCAAATATGTTTCGTGACTGATAACCTGTCGCAGAACCGGCCGCTGCTTTCCCAGTCTCATGTACAGGCCCTGACCCGCAGTGAGGAAAAGCATGAAGTCGCGTATCTGGCGTTTGGCCGGAGTTGGTTTGCTGTGTGTCAGTGTCACCGCACAATCGCTGGCCGATGAGCCGCAAAACCGAGGTCCCGACGGCGGGCAACGGGGTTCGGATGGCCATCAGGGAAACAATCAGGGCCATGGCGGCAATAATCAGCCGCGCCCGCAAAATAATCAGCAACAGAATCAGCCGCGCCCGCAGAACAACGACATCATTCGAGGCGACAACAGTCGTCAGTTCGAGCACAACGGCCAGAATCAATCCAACCGTCAGCCGCCCGACTACAACAGCCCGGTGCGGCCGCCACCACCACCACCGCAACTACCGGCCAATGACCTGCCGATCCAGGGCCGGCCCGACACCGTGCGCCAGACCCAGCAACCGCAGCGCGGTTACTATCAGGATGCTCCGCGGCGAAGCGATAACAACCAGCATTGGCAAAATAACGGTCAGCGCCCCGATGACCGTCGCTGGCCAGGCCGCCCCGACGGACATGGCAACGGCTGGGGCCCCGGCCCGCAATATCGCCCCGGTCATGTGATCGATCGCTTCCCGGACCGCGACTACCGCGTGCCCTACGGTGGTCGGGACTATTTCTATTCCGGGGGCTACTGGTATCGCCCGCAGGGTCCGCGTTATGTCGTGGTGCAACCGCCGCGCGGGATTCGTGTCAGCTACCTGCCCGATTACGCCCGTGAAGTGTGGATCGGCGGTGCGCTGCTGTTCCTGGCGGCCGGGTCCTATTACGCCTATCAGCAAAGCACTCAGGATTACGTGGTGGTCGAGCCGCCCGTGCAGCCGCAACCGCAACCGGTCAGTCAGGGTTATGACGTGGTGGCGTATCCGGCCAACGGTCAGTCGCCGGAGCAGGTCAACCAGGACGGTTACGAGTGCTATCAATACGCCGTGCAGCAGAGTGGCTTCGATCCGCGAACGGCCACCTACCAGCCGGACCCGTCGGTGGTGCAAGTCTACCGCCAGGCCCAGGGCAACTGCCTGGGCAGCCGTGGTTATCAGGTGTCTTATTGAGCCCTGGCGGCCGCCAGCACCACTTCCTGCGGATCAGCGTGCACCAGCACTTCGGCTCGCGGATAAGCAGCGTGAATCGCATCGGCGGCCTGGTCGCTGATGCCGTGGGCGACTGACAGCGTCAACTCGCCCGGCAATTCCAGGTGCAATTGCACAAACCACTGGTTACCGGACACCCGCGTGCGCAAGTCATGGGCGCCCAATACGCCCGGGACGTTGCAGGCCAGTTCGAGCATGTGCTGGCTGATATGCGGTGGCAGCTCTTCATCCATCAGCACCGTAAAACTTTCCCGGGCGATCTGAATCGCGCTCCAGAGAATGTAGGCGGCGATCCCCAGGCCGAACCACGGGTCGACCTGATGCCAGCCAAACCCGGCCAGCACCAACGCCACCAGAATGCTGCCGTTGAGCAACAGGTCAGAGCGGTAATGCAGGGAGTCGGCGCGCACCGCGTTGGAACCGGTGGCCTTGACCACTCGATGTTGCAGCATCAGCAGTGCCAGGGTCAGCGCCAGGGAAAACACGATGACCCCGATGCTGATCCATGGCGCGCCCACCGGTTCCGGATGTTTCAAGCGGTCGACGGCCTGCAAGGCAATCAGCACCGCGCTGCCGCCAATGAACAGCGCCTGCGCCATCCCCGCCAGCGACTCGGCCTTGCCATGCCCGTATCGATGATCCTCATCGGCGGGGCGCAAGGCGTAATGCACCGCCAGCAGATTGAGCAACGAAGTGATGCCGTCAAGTGCCGAGTCGGTCAGCCCCGCGAGCATGCTCACCGAACCGCTCAACCACCAGGCGATGGCCTTGGCGACCATCAACGTGCAGGCCACCGCCACCGAGGCACGGGTCGCCAGCCTTAGCAGGCGGGCGTGTTCGGAGCTGGAGATCATAGGGGCGGCGTGTCCTTTCAATGCGCGAATTTACGCAGCGGGTTGCAGGCCGAACATCGCCAATTGCTGGGCGCTGCCCTTGTGCTGGATCAGGCGTGGGTCGTCCAGCGGGAAGCTGCGGCCCAGTTCGGTTTCCAGAATAGTCTGCAACTTGTGGTTGTCGACCTTGCCGTCGGCACCGATGGCTTCCTGGAGTTTTTCCGGGGCCACCTGGGCGGTCTTGCCTGGCTCGAAGTAAATCGCGCCGGTGGCGAAGTCCACGGCGAAGGCGATCAGGCCGGGGATGATGTAGAACAACAGGCCCACGGCATCCAGCGCGGCAATGGCCGGGTCGATCTTGCCGTCGATCTGGCCACGACGGTCAGGGTAGAAAATCGAACCGCAGGCGGTGACCTGGGTCAGCAACGTCGCGATCAGTACACCGCCAATCAAGCGAAAGGGAGCACGCATATGAAATCTCCTGAGTCATCTGGGAAACGAAGCGTCGTCGATATGAATTAGGACCGCGACGAACGCCAGGCAGTTCGCCGTTATACTAGGCCCGGCAGGGCGTGCCCACAGTAAATTGCGGCCGCGTCTCACCCCCACTGAAATAGCTGAGGATTGATGTTGTTTTTTCCAGATCGACAACGCGTAACGGCTGGTGGATGTTATCGGGGTTCGGCCCTCCGGGCTGAAGCTGTGGACGCGCCATGCTGCGTTGCGGGACTTGGCAAGGAAACGACCCTTACCTGCGTCCCGCGCCTTGCCTGGCACGTCCACAACTTCAACGCGACTCGCAATTTACTGTGGGCACACCCTGTGGAGCCAGCATGATTTCTTTGCCGATTGATGAAGTTTTACCCGCCCTGCGTGAAGCCTTGGCTACACGCCACGAAGCCGTGCTTAACGGGCATCAGGTAAATCAATTTCAGTTGTAACACGATTATTGCACAGTAACATTGTCGCTGTTACTGTGCTTGAAACGTGTTGCGTGGTGCTGATATGAAAACCAGCCGGCAAGAAATTCAAAACTATTTCGAGTTGATTTTCGGGGCAAAGCCGGAGATCAAACGGTGGACGAAGTCCAAGGGTTTGCCTTTTTATCTCTTGGATGAGTACGCCTTCGACCTCGTGACGCTACAGGGGTGTCCATGCGTGGTGTTACTCGCTCATGAGCCCTTCGAAAATGCAGCGAAGATTCGCAAGCACATCGACGTTCTGAAAAAAATCGTCCACCACCCGATCCTCTACGCGACCGGTGCACTCCAATCATTTGAGCGCAAGCGCCTGATTGAGGCCGGTGTTCAATTCATTGTTCCTGGCAACCAATTGTTCGCACCACAGCTTGGGCTTGATCTGCGTGAGTTCTATCGCAGCAGGCAGGCAGAAAAAACCGTCTTGAGCCCGGCTAGCCAGGCTGTGCTCATCGCAACCCTCAATCGAGGCTGGGAGGAGCATGAAACCTTCCGGGGGGGCGACCTGGTCGACGCAGACCTCTACTCCAAAATGACGATATCCAGGGCGATGAAAGAGCTTTATTCGTTCGGATTGATAGAGCCAGTATCCAGTAGCAAATCAATACTCTGGCGTTTCGCGGCCGATCCTGGAGCGATATGGGAAAAATCCCTTCCGGTTCTGCAAAACCCGGTGAAGCGGGTTGTGTATGCAGACTGGCAACCAGGGGTGCAAAGAGCCGCAGGGTTGTCTGCACTCAGCAGGGTGTCCTTGCTTGGCGAGCCATCAATACCCGTTATTGCATTCACCAAAGAAAGTTGGGATTTGGAAGTCGCTCGCTCCGGTCGCACGGAAGTTGACCCATTCGACGATCCGGTCGTTGAGGTTGAGATCTGGAGCTATTCCCCTGAACACATTACAGGGCAAACCCGGATTTCGATGTCACCAGAAAGCGTCGATCCTCTGTCTCTCTATCTGAGCCTGAGGGACAACGTTGACGACCGAGTTCAACTGAGCCTTGAAGAAATGATGGAGAAAATCGAATGGTAAAAGGATTGGATACCTTCCGCGAAGCCTTTGCCGGCCATGCGGATCGATATGTGCTCATCGGTGGTGTTGCAGCCAGTCTGACCCTTGAAGAGGTGGGCATTGAGTTCCGGTCGACACGAGATCTGGACATCGTGCTCATCATCGAAGCATTGGATGAAGTGTTCTGCGCCGAGTTCTGGGAGTTCATCAAGCGCGGAGGCTATACCGAGCGACAGGAGCTTGATGGCCCGTCAAAGCGGTACAGGTTCGGCAAGCCTTCTGATGAACGTTACCCGGTTCTTCTTGAGTTGTTCTCAAGGGCACCCGACGGTTTAACGCTGCCAGAAAATGCTGATCTGACCCCGGTCCCTGTCGATGGAGAGATTTCCGACTTGTCGGCAATTCTGCTCGACGATACTTACTACAGCTTCATCGTCGCAGGTCGCAATCATACGAATGATCTCGCCTACATCGGCGTTGACCGGCTCATTCCGCTCAAGGCGCAGGCATGGAGCAATCTCAGTCATCCGGATTGTGTGGAGGAGGGGGCAGGCCGCAAAAGCAATAAACACTTGAAGGACGTTGTGCTTTTGTCTCGACTTCTTTCGGCTGAATCAGACATTGATCTGCCGCAAAGCATCGCAAACGACTTGCGAAGCTTTCTCGACGTTATGCCCTCGCTGGAAGTTGATATGAAAGCCGTTGGGTTGCGTGGCGTCACTATCACTGAAGTCGCAGAGCGCATACGTTCAGCATTCAAGGTATAGGCTTGTTCGCCGTTATACTCGGCTCCTATGTTTGGGAGCCAGCATGATTTCTTTGCCGATCGATGAAGTTCTACCCGCCCTGCGTGAAGCCTTGGCTACACGCCACGAAGCCGTGCTCGAAGCACCGCCCGGTGCCGGTAAGACCACCCGCGTGCCTTTGGCCTTGCTCAACGAGCCCTGGCTGGCCGGGCAGACCATCCTGATGCTCGAACCGCGCCGGTTGGCCGCGCGGGCGGCGGCGGAGCGCTTGGCCA carries:
- a CDS encoding DUF6515 family protein → MKSRIWRLAGVGLLCVSVTAQSLADEPQNRGPDGGQRGSDGHQGNNQGHGGNNQPRPQNNQQQNQPRPQNNDIIRGDNSRQFEHNGQNQSNRQPPDYNSPVRPPPPPPQLPANDLPIQGRPDTVRQTQQPQRGYYQDAPRRSDNNQHWQNNGQRPDDRRWPGRPDGHGNGWGPGPQYRPGHVIDRFPDRDYRVPYGGRDYFYSGGYWYRPQGPRYVVVQPPRGIRVSYLPDYAREVWIGGALLFLAAGSYYAYQQSTQDYVVVEPPVQPQPQPVSQGYDVVAYPANGQSPEQVNQDGYECYQYAVQQSGFDPRTATYQPDPSVVQVYRQAQGNCLGSRGYQVSY
- a CDS encoding cation diffusion facilitator family transporter, whose protein sequence is MISSSEHARLLRLATRASVAVACTLMVAKAIAWWLSGSVSMLAGLTDSALDGITSLLNLLAVHYALRPADEDHRYGHGKAESLAGMAQALFIGGSAVLIALQAVDRLKHPEPVGAPWISIGVIVFSLALTLALLMLQHRVVKATGSNAVRADSLHYRSDLLLNGSILVALVLAGFGWHQVDPWFGLGIAAYILWSAIQIARESFTVLMDEELPPHISQHMLELACNVPGVLGAHDLRTRVSGNQWFVQLHLELPGELTLSVAHGISDQAADAIHAAYPRAEVLVHADPQEVVLAAARAQ
- a CDS encoding nucleotidyl transferase AbiEii/AbiGii toxin family protein, giving the protein MVKGLDTFREAFAGHADRYVLIGGVAASLTLEEVGIEFRSTRDLDIVLIIEALDEVFCAEFWEFIKRGGYTERQELDGPSKRYRFGKPSDERYPVLLELFSRAPDGLTLPENADLTPVPVDGEISDLSAILLDDTYYSFIVAGRNHTNDLAYIGVDRLIPLKAQAWSNLSHPDCVEEGAGRKSNKHLKDVVLLSRLLSAESDIDLPQSIANDLRSFLDVMPSLEVDMKAVGLRGVTITEVAERIRSAFKV